The following is a genomic window from Solanum stenotomum isolate F172 chromosome 4, ASM1918654v1, whole genome shotgun sequence.
GAAACGTTTTTATAATAGACTCATTAGAAATAGTAcgaaatactttcttttctacATAGGCACTATACAACCGTCTAAANgaagaccaccactatttatactagaaaaagtcttcctagcaatgaataggaagatggtgtggtaaatagtgaagataaatgtCCCAGGAGTTACATAGGTTATAAAGTATAATGGAGGAATAAAGAATGGGATTTCAATATGGAGGAGTAATGGTCATAGTTGACCACTACTAGTTCTGCCAGAATAATACAACGGCAATAGCAATATTGTAACCATCACATAATGGCCAATAATGCCTATGCAAATTGATTAACAGAAATGAGTAATTAGGCACTAATGCCTAACGTTCCAGCAATGATAATTGTCCACTAACTGCTAAAACATTCATCATTCTTTCTAACTCCAAAATAAAGCAAactaatatattaaaaatattaatattaaaatgctaataAACAAACAATCccccactcattttaatattagataAGAGAGTCCATCAGCTGAAGGAAGACTACTATGCATAATAAAGGTGTGCTCTGCATTGAACCTCCACTTAGTGAAATAGTAACTTTTACTCCAGAGTCGTAGTAgtctcagacttgaactatgactgcttaagggaaataaaatatcactgctcacacataataatcaaggtgttgacatgaGCTTTAAAGCTAGCACGTTATGGCCATGTGCTACCCCGGTTTCATCAGTGCTTTTGAGAATAAGCCCAATTCTCATAGGAAGCGACCTACTTCCACACatcacataggtgaaatctgtCGAGAGTGCTCCTGTAAGCTTAACACTCCACTCATACGGGCTATAGATATTCATTGAgagttttatcaactcaaccttCACAAACTACGGGAaacaatgcactcacatcataggaagggaaataaaaagatagtgcatttttcacaacaagtcatcatatgattagtttttccctttgaaTTTGGTTATATGATCTCTAGTCCCCAGgttgggtttcctcatatatgactcaaGGATTTGTAGGCTTCAATCCTATCCCCTTCGATGTGCTCCAGACCTTTTCTCTTGTTAAGGCCTTAGTAAGaggatctgcaagattatcacaagatttgacataatcaacaCTAATGGTACCATTTGTCAAATATGATCTTACATTACTGTGTTTCCTCCTTATAGGTCGGGATTTACCGTTGTAATAACGGTTTTGAACCCTACCAATCACAGCGGTGctatcacaatgaattaaaataggaggaattggtttttcaaaataaggtatttgaaataataaatctcTTAATCAATTTGCTTCCCTGAAGCTAAAGGAATTAGTTCAGCCTCCATGGTAGAGTTAGCAATTATAGTTTGCTTTTTTGATCTCCAACAAACAGCACCACCAcctaaagtaaagacataaccaGTGGTAGAACATGAATCACTTGATAAAGTGttccaatctgcatcacaaaagccttcaagtacagcagaatattttttatagaacaaaccacaatttttcgttccaattaaatatttcataactCTTGTTACAGCATGCCAATGTTCATTACCTGGCTTGCTTGTAAACCTGCCAAGTACTCCTACTGCATATGCAATATCAGACATGGTACAATCAGTCACATATCTCAAACTTCCGATTATGCTAGcatattccttttgatttattacatcattttcactttcaacaggaaataagtgaacacttgaatcaaaaggagtaGCAACATCCTTGCAAtcaagaaagttatattttttcaaaattttctcaacataatgtgactggtcaagaaaaattccatcacatgttcttgttatttttattccaagaataaaatttgcctcaccaagatctttcatatcaaaatggcatctaagaatatttttagcttcatcaataacattcatcttagagccaaagatcaataaatcatcaacatataggcaaataatcacatgtgaattattccaagacttatgatatatACACTTATCAtactcatttgttttaaaaccattttcaatcatgcaagaatcaaacttttcatgTCATTGCTTAGGTGCCTATTTCAAGCCATATAGGGATTTAGTAAGTTTACAAACTTTGCTTTCTTGGCCTGCTTCAACAAAAGACTCGGGTTGATCCatataaatttcctcatttaggtctccatttaaaaaagcagtttttacatccatttgatgaatttgcaaatcaaaaattgcagccatagcaattaaaagtcttatggatgtaattcttgttaccggtgaaaaagtatcaaaaaattctaggccttctagttgtttaaaaccttttgcaacTAGCCTAGCCTTGTATTTATCAATAGATCCATCCggtttcaacttttttcttaagacccatttgcaaccaatagttttacaacccggtggtaaatcaactaacttccaagttttattagaaattagtgattccatttcatcatttacagcctctttccaaaatatagaatcatgtgaagataatgcttctttcaaagtgagagggtcatctccaacattaaacacataaaaatcaggaccaaaatctttttctactctagctcttttacttcttcttaactcaaaatcatcaacttctttatttttcaaagtagaagtagaagaactaggtagtgacaaaatattttgttcaatcctttgacccccactatttttagaatcaaaaggaaatttattctcatgaaaaatagcatcacccgattctatcacaatattatcttcaagattaaaaaatctataggctgtactatttgaagcataaccaagaaaagcacaagtagtaactttcttacccaactttgtaatcttgggatccattagcctcacaaaggctagacaaccccaaactcttagatatcccaaacttggcttgtaacctttccacaattcaaaaggtgtcaatttagactttttatgaggcacacgattcaacacataacaagcagttaaaatagcttcaccccaaaaatttaaaggtgcatgtgactcaataagcatggcattagtcaattcaaccaaagttctatttttcctttccgctactccattagatgaaggagagtaaggaggagtagtttcatgaattattcccaatgatctaacaaaagaattaaactcatttgactcatattcacggcctctatcacttctaattctttttatttttcttccaaactgattttcaacctcatggagataagttttgaaattttcaaaagcatcacttttatttttcatcaagtaaacatatgtaaacttagaaaaatcatcaatgaaagtgataaaatatctattacctccacgagttaaaattccaccaagttcacaaatatcagtatgaactaattctaacaaatcagtttttctttcaacttgaaaatgaggccttttagtgattttggctttactacaagcctcacacttttcaaaattctttttaatcattggaattaatcctaaactactcatgattccaacataacgatcattaatatgacacaaacgagcatgccaaaaattggtagaagaaagcatgtaaacagaagtagaagttttattcatttcaacattcaatttgAACATCCCATCACATGCATACCCCTTTcccacaaaaatacccttcttcactattacatattgatcagattcaataatctgtttaaagcctgctttattaagaagaaaactagacatcaaATTTTTCCTCATAGAAGGAGTAtaaagtacatctttcaaagttaatacccttccagaagtaaaacacaattcaacatCTCCCTTTCCAAGCACTTGAGTAGTGTGAGCATCACCAAGCATGATGGTTTTGGGctcctcaaaatgagtatatttcTTAAACCAGTCTTTGTCATAACAGACATGACGGTTTGCACCAGAATCAGCCCACCATCCATCAACATTCTCAACCATGTTTATGTCGGTAATCACCGCCACAAAAGGTTCTTCGGTAACGTTTGCCTGAGGGTTAGGACCACGTTTCCGGAATCTGCAAAATCGAGCAATATGCCCACTCTTGCCACAAACAAAGCACGGTCCTTTgtcttgaacttgttgattttgtgcttggttattttcaccattatttttcttgggaggtctaccattatttttcttgaattttttcttcttaggcttcaaagaagtatttttgtgagtttcaggagtagcattatttgaagtaattaaatttaccttcgtTGTGATGTTGTTCTCTTCTGtttgtaaaagtgcatcttgGCCCCTTGCCTCTTCTTCCATGCGGATTTTCATTATCAAGGTTTCAAGAGaggtttccttttgtttgtggcgcatagttttttgaaattccttcCAAGAAGGTGGAAGTTTATCTACTATGCCACAAACAATAAGGTTATCTCCAATTTTTACCTCCTCGGACCTTAGCTCtccaacaatcattataaaGTCTTGAGCTTGGTCTACCACTGATTTGTTGTCCACCATTTGGAAACGAAAAAATCTACTAGCCGCATATTTTTTCGCTCCAGCCTCTTCGGTATCATACTTACTCTGCAACgctttccaaattttctttgcactagagtaagttctatcataataatcataaaaattatcagatagacaattaagaatataataccgacacttataggaatcaccatcgtacttttccactttctctagatgagaaatagtttcatcatcattcatagaggtgatgtctactttattaggattcttctcagttaacacataagaaacattgagaagactcaagtagaaaagtactttacccttccatctcttaaaatggttaccattgaaccgaaatggcttgttaaggtctcccatcttgacatccgcatttttttcaattgtagccatattgaatctccttaaaattgttagtgaaaaattacaagataacaaaaatataagattacaattgaaaataaaaatgaagaaataaatctcttcaggctgaggcgcggatatctcgctttctttaaggagattcaagcccactgcagcaaatgttttcaccggtccagcagtagtcctcttgacttgtcccctccaggatacaacagccttcacaaagtataactcaacaactctggacaagagttgagtccaaagctccacaaaagaaacacctcccttcaactaataagaactctctttttgacaaaccTTATGCACTTTATATTTCTTGTTGTGTTGTGTGTCAAACCAAacgaagaccaccactatttatactagaagaaatcttcctagcaatgaataggaagatggTGGTAAATAGTAAAGATAAATGACCtaggagttacataggttacaaggtaTAATGGAGGAATAAAGAATGAGATTTCAATATGGAGGAGTAATGGTCATAGTTGACCACTACTAGTTCTGCCAGAATAATACAACGGCAATATCAATATTGTAACCATCACATAATGGCCAATAATGCCTATGCAAATTGATTAACAGAAATGAGTAATTAGGCACTAATGCCTAACGTTCCAGCAATGATAATTGTCCACTAACTGCTGAAACATTCATCATTCTTTCTAACTTCAGAATAaagcaaattaatatattaaaaatattaatattaaaatgctaataAACCAACACTTCCTTAATGggtaaattcctttttttaaagaaaaatcttaaagcacatattaattttaaaagcaTAAACGCTCAAAAGAGGAATTAAATTGTTACATAGTGTGGAAGCATGATTGTAAATAAAAGACAAATTACAACAAAGACTAGGGATTTTCCCAAGTCAATAAAAGACTAAATTCacctatctttttttttacttatttatgtctcatagatttttttttccctatGGACTTACTTGTTGCATATACAGTAAAAACACATCTAAAAAAGCATTCATTCCAATTTCCAACAAATAGTCTTGGTTGGTTCCAACTCCCTTCTTTACAAAGCTGTAGTTAGTTGTGACTACTGAAGACTAATGCTCTTTCACCAAATATTGGAGTCCAATTGTTCCTGTGGCTGTTGATGCTGTACAGAATTATCTAATGCCATAGATGAAGAAGGTGCCCCAATACTATTCACAGCAAAATCATTTCCAAACTGCGTTGTGAGAATATTCTCCTGTGGGAGCATAAACGCGTAGTCATGTGTAGTAGTAGTAGAACTTGTAGCTTGTTCCCTTGGCGAATAACCCCTTAATTGTAATGCCCTAAAAAGCAATGAATTTACTGATGAAAGATTAGAGCTTAACAAGTTCGAAGACCAAGGTAGTAATGGATGAGTGTTTGCTGCTGCTGCTTCCCTTGttgcagcagcagcagcagcagccaAGTTTATATTATCGTTATTGTAATTATGCAAGGAAATATTGTTGATCGCGCTTGATGGAGTAGTGGTTAGGTAGTTGAAATTAAATGGTAGCTCAATATCTCCAAGCTCATTTGCTATTGTGTAATTAGTGTCACAAGGTGACTCTAGGGATAGAGGAGAAGATGATGTTGGTTGTGGCTTTTTCACAGTTGAACTCTTTTGGAACACCCTGCAGACTACCCATTCCTCCTGAAAGCAAGAcaacaaaaatttaatatattaatcgCGGAATAATAACACTCCCTTTCTCCCATTCCTCATGGTGtattctatttctttctttaagATGTAGTTACAACTCTCTTTGGCTACCTGACTTTGCCCTTGGTGGTGGAGGTTCATTTATCCCCTCCCCCatgtaattgaaaaaaataaatcatattactaagatttgaatataattatatataaaatgttaatattgaatatagaaaaatacACACTCTTTTTGTCTCATtctatatgacttactttcctttttagtcagtttcataaataattacacatttctatatatagtaataattatatatgACTCATTTTAGACGACAAGTTACAAAAGTCTTTCCTTTTAAAATTTCGTTTCAAatgtattgttttttttaattgtgaaTGTACTTACCTTAGAAGGTTTGTAACCAAATCTTGTTTCAATTCTGTATTCATGCATAACCCAATTGGTTTTTTCACCCTTAGGAGCTCTTCCTCTGtagaaaactagggttttcttCATCCCAACAAGGACTCCCGTTCCACCACGAAATATCTCTTTATCCTTCCCTGTTGTTTTCCAGTAGCCTGCTTCTGTAGCTCTGTTTGTTCGAAGTCCTGTTGGATACTTTCGATCTTTTAGACTGAAGAAATACCATTCTTTTTCTCCCATTGACGCTTTTGCTGTACCACAACATTAAGAAATTAACAACTATCGAAATATTTCATTATCgaatattcatttatttttagttttttttattatcatagTGGTTGCTATTTGGTGAGCTTATTCACATAAATATAACTCTCCGCTTCATTTTTTTCTACCTTCATATCCACTTACACACGCAATGTTTGTCAACATAGAGAAGtagtaattaaaaatatgataaatgcCTAGGGCTTTTGCAAAAGAAGAATGTCATTTTCTGTTTGTTTGCTACATAATTAAGCATCCTGTACATGGAGTTATAATCAGTGGCGTAGCCACATATAACATCctttgttgaaaaattataattatatatagaaaattgtACAAAGTATATATACAagtcaaaaattattatatatatatatattaaatcttgGACACTAGACCAAATCTCTGACGACTCGTTATAATCTCATACGCTATCTTTGcctactatttatttatttgtttatttataaaatatatatttattcatgaaaaaaaaaaaaagataaaggaagaagcaagaaataaaatattctcaTTTTTGCTCTCCCATGAGTGGATTATACAatttgaacttcccaaactaCATGCTAAATTATACATCAATACACATAGTAACATTTCTATCTATCTATCCttctttcaaaatataataagtaGGTAAAAACTAGCTGAACATATATAGATTGAGCTAGAGCTAGAACAACAcaaaacaatttgtataaattgttcgtaattaactaaaaaaaaattgataatatatTCATCGCTAAATAAGATTACTGACTAGCTAATTTTGATGTTTAACTACAAAATTTGTCTGTtgctaataatattaatatttttaatttcttttagtaGTGACATTGAAGATTGAAATAAGGGGTAGAAAGAAGCAAATGAAGATGATTGAatgatcaaaatataaaatacataattaccaGGGAGGTCCCAAGGCTCAGACTTGTTGAGATCAACATCAGTAATAGCTCTAGCAGTGAAGTTGAAATCAGAAACTTTATTATTCAGATAATAAGTAATGAGTTCTTCATCTGTTGGATGAAACCTGAACCCTGGAGGAAGATTTTCCTCCATTATATGACAATcttgttaaattaattttctaaagCAAATTAAAAGTACGGATGTAAATAAGATgcctattatatatatgttgtaaaGCTGCGTTAATTTCTATGcacattttttaataattaatattacaGCTATCGTATATTGACAAAGATAGTGTATATACGAGGATTTACATTTGATTTTGTCTTTATTATAATGCCACTATATGAAGTGAGGTGGCTGCTCACCTCTACCCCTCTAAAATGACACAATTAGGGTTGATGTCAAAATTTAATAGTATTACTAAAAATGTGTTTAAATgaatataacaataatatattttgtgaaATTTCAGAAGTGGGGTTTGAGAAGGTAAATTGTATGCTGACAATGGCGGAATCAATACATATTGTAGatttataataatattgctATGTATTGCtaaaaatggtaataaatactaaaatcagtaattatttattaaaaggtaccCATCCAAGTAATATAGTCCCTTACTTGAGTTGAGGGGGTTCAATATTAAAC
Proteins encoded in this region:
- the LOC125862719 gene encoding NAC domain-containing protein 100, giving the protein MEENLPPGFRFHPTDEELITYYLNNKVSDFNFTARAITDVDLNKSEPWDLPAKASMGEKEWYFFSLKDRKYPTGLRTNRATEAGYWKTTGKDKEIFRGGTGVLVGMKKTLVFYRGRAPKGEKTNWVMHEYRIETRFGYKPSKEEWVVCRVFQKSSTVKKPQPTSSSPLSLESPCDTNYTIANELGDIELPFNFNYLTTTPSSAINNISLHNYNNDNINLAAAAAAATREAAAANTHPLLPWSSNLLSSNLSSVNSLLFRALQLRGYSPREQATSSTTTTHDYAFMLPQENILTTQFGNDFAVNSIGAPSSSMALDNSVQHQQPQEQLDSNIW